A genomic region of Photobacterium swingsii contains the following coding sequences:
- the lepB gene encoding signal peptidase I: protein MGTFWKPNILVVIVLGLIVQPFVFLYVNKPRYFVLYFLLLIGVMIFSPDFIGAFILICPIHGYIIARRYKGQGVRPWFARWWATILCFLVMLSLLITIRVFFFDLFRVPANSMSPFLNPGDKVVVDKRGFGNYRYFGMQFSKIPASVNLERGDVIVFQYPKNTSIDFVKRIVALPGDKITYINKKIQIEKYCSKTSCSGDGNSDYLNIVRNDKGKLLDKGLWLYEEYAGNNKYDILIDKTKKDRTSKYFTQENSKVGEWIVPLGHYFVLGDYRDKSFDSRYWGFVPQGNIIGTVAIAW, encoded by the coding sequence GTGGGTACGTTTTGGAAACCAAATATCTTGGTCGTAATCGTCTTAGGGTTAATAGTTCAGCCATTTGTTTTTCTTTATGTTAATAAACCAAGGTACTTTGTTTTATACTTTCTATTACTGATAGGTGTAATGATATTTTCGCCTGATTTTATCGGTGCTTTCATTCTAATATGTCCTATTCATGGCTATATCATTGCTCGAAGATATAAAGGTCAAGGTGTCAGACCTTGGTTTGCTCGATGGTGGGCCACTATACTTTGTTTTTTAGTTATGCTTTCTCTACTGATTACAATTCGAGTGTTTTTCTTCGATTTATTTAGAGTACCTGCTAACTCTATGAGTCCTTTTTTGAATCCAGGCGACAAAGTGGTGGTGGATAAGCGAGGGTTTGGTAATTATAGATATTTTGGAATGCAGTTTTCGAAAATACCTGCATCAGTTAATTTAGAAAGAGGGGATGTGATTGTTTTTCAATATCCAAAGAACACTAGTATTGATTTTGTGAAAAGAATTGTAGCTTTACCGGGGGATAAAATTACATATATAAACAAAAAAATTCAGATTGAAAAATATTGCAGTAAAACTAGTTGTAGCGGGGATGGTAATAGCGATTATTTAAATATTGTGAGAAATGATAAAGGTAAATTACTTGATAAAGGCCTTTGGCTATATGAAGAATATGCTGGTAATAATAAATACGACATTTTGATAGATAAAACAAAAAAAGATAGAACGAGTAAGTACTTTACTCAAGAAAATTCTAAAGTTGGTGAGTGGATCGTTCCTTTAGGGCACTATTTTGTCTTAGGTGATTATAGAGATAAAAGCTTTGATAGTCGTTATTGGGGCTTTGTTCCGCAAGGAAATATAATTGGAACTGTAGCAATAGCTTGGTAA
- a CDS encoding YkgJ family cysteine cluster protein: MLTEKLKPFPCNGCGKCCANVHLSEITLPLSRGDGICRHLDTATRRCKIYDNRPEICQVERQYRENYAEQFSWDEFIAINLEICENLPDRIAANSLDLASGISDQLLKDEEINAR, translated from the coding sequence ATGCTAACCGAAAAGCTAAAACCATTTCCGTGTAACGGGTGTGGGAAGTGCTGTGCGAACGTTCACCTGTCAGAAATAACGCTGCCACTAAGTCGAGGTGATGGCATATGCCGTCACCTTGATACCGCGACGAGGCGTTGTAAAATTTATGATAACAGGCCAGAGATTTGCCAAGTAGAACGGCAATATCGAGAAAACTATGCAGAGCAGTTTTCTTGGGATGAGTTTATCGCGATTAATCTAGAAATCTGCGAAAACCTACCTGATAGAATCGCAGCAAATAGCCTAGATCTAGCCAGTGGGATAAGCGATCAACTACTTAAAGATGAAGAGATAAATGCTAGATAA
- a CDS encoding MerR family transcriptional regulator, with the protein MNISQFSALTGLSPHTLRYYEKIGLLASVSRNQSGHRNYSKRDQEWVAFITRLKETGMPLNQIMEYAKLREQGIETADQRKDLLEQHSDNLQKRIASEVDHLEALKKKIDYYNQLI; encoded by the coding sequence ATGAATATTAGCCAATTTTCAGCGCTGACTGGATTGTCGCCTCATACCTTAAGGTATTACGAAAAGATTGGTTTGTTAGCATCTGTTTCTAGAAACCAAAGTGGTCATCGTAATTATTCAAAGAGAGACCAAGAGTGGGTCGCTTTCATTACTCGTCTTAAAGAAACGGGTATGCCGTTGAATCAGATCATGGAGTACGCAAAATTGCGTGAACAAGGGATTGAAACCGCGGATCAAAGGAAAGACCTGCTTGAACAGCATTCAGACAACCTTCAAAAAAGAATAGCAAGTGAAGTTGACCACTTAGAAGCGTTGAAGAAGAAAATTGACTATTACAATCAGCTAATTTAA
- a CDS encoding DUF726 domain-containing protein, with the protein MLSKLKAIKAALPRVNPTQPTSDPSSAVELHVIREGKHKSASSAATVLVINGFMSGKGCDVSDWLEVVDALYPDHKVIHVKWKAGNLSDLLLDEGLVQLMPSVTTQDSLIKKLGVAGFSAINKVSGHWRKAFAETEVVGAALANLIEQDPELDACVLMGHSLGARIIRHTMERLTTNKVSQCYLLAGAVSSHSKLWKTIFDTHADTVFINCMSKTDSVLKYAYKAGTLFRESPIGLHALEHKSHTAITNLDVTDVASKHTKFKHKALGELLKKAFSDVKS; encoded by the coding sequence GTGCTCAGTAAACTCAAAGCCATTAAAGCGGCATTACCCCGTGTTAATCCCACTCAACCAACATCAGATCCGAGCTCAGCCGTTGAGTTACACGTTATTCGAGAGGGTAAGCACAAGTCGGCCTCCAGTGCAGCAACAGTATTAGTGATTAACGGTTTCATGTCTGGCAAAGGTTGTGATGTTTCTGACTGGCTAGAAGTTGTTGATGCCTTATACCCAGATCATAAAGTGATCCATGTAAAATGGAAGGCAGGTAACTTGAGCGATTTGCTGTTGGATGAAGGCCTAGTTCAGTTAATGCCAAGCGTGACCACGCAAGACTCATTAATCAAAAAATTAGGTGTGGCTGGCTTTTCAGCGATCAATAAAGTATCGGGTCATTGGCGTAAAGCGTTCGCTGAAACTGAAGTTGTAGGGGCTGCACTGGCCAATTTGATTGAACAAGATCCTGAATTAGATGCTTGTGTTTTGATGGGGCACTCACTGGGTGCGCGTATTATTCGCCATACGATGGAAAGGCTAACAACCAACAAAGTCAGCCAGTGTTATTTGCTTGCTGGCGCGGTGTCATCACACTCCAAATTGTGGAAAACGATTTTCGATACCCATGCTGATACCGTCTTTATTAACTGCATGAGTAAAACGGACTCGGTACTGAAATATGCCTACAAAGCGGGGACGTTATTCCGTGAGTCACCGATTGGTTTACATGCGTTAGAGCATAAAAGCCACACGGCAATTACTAACCTTGATGTGACTGACGTTGCCAGTAAGCATACCAAGTTTAAGCACAAAGCCTTGGGTGAGTTGTTGAAGAAAGCATTTTCTGACGTGAAATCCTGA
- a CDS encoding carboxymuconolactone decarboxylase family protein encodes MDNQRYVNGLNKLNEIDGEAGQNVIKSLNDICPDLAKYIIEYPFGDIYQRDGLDLRTRELVTVAALTALGNCQPQLNVHINGALNVGCTPKAITEVILQMSVYAGFPASLNGMFVAKEVFKLREE; translated from the coding sequence ATGGACAATCAACGATATGTTAATGGGTTAAACAAGCTAAATGAGATTGATGGCGAAGCAGGGCAAAATGTCATAAAGAGTTTGAATGATATTTGCCCCGATCTTGCTAAATACATCATTGAGTATCCCTTTGGTGATATTTATCAACGTGATGGCCTTGATTTAAGAACAAGAGAGTTAGTCACGGTTGCGGCATTAACGGCTCTAGGTAACTGTCAGCCGCAATTAAATGTGCATATTAATGGTGCGTTGAATGTTGGCTGTACACCCAAGGCGATCACCGAAGTGATCCTACAAATGTCTGTTTATGCGGGCTTTCCCGCATCATTAAATGGGATGTTCGTTGCTAAAGAAGTCTTTAAATTACGTGAAGAATAA